The DNA region ACCTCGGACTGAAGCTTATAAACTTGGAGCTGCGAAACTTTTTGTTCCTTCTGCAATTGCTCAAACTGTTTTACCAGATCATCCAATCATGTAATCATGGAATCATGTAAATCTTGTAAATCCTGTCTAAAATAGTTTTCAAAGTTTCTGAATTTCGGAGGCATTATGAAACGGAGAGATTTTATCAAAACATCCGCACTGGCGGGGGCGGGCGCGCTGGCTGTGGCCGGCTGTTCCTCGATGAAGAAGGCCGCGCCATATACCGGCCCCGGGTTCGATCTGCACCCGTTTATCAAGGCTCATCCCGAGGCGGTGTTTATCAAGCTCACCTCGGTGGAATCGAAAACGGACAGCCGTGCGATCCACGATACCGCATTCAACCTGGCCAAAGAGCTTTTCGTCCAGACCACAGCGGGGGGCTATCCAAACTCAACCAAGATCGTCTGCAAACCCAACTGGACATGCAATCCGCTGGTCGGCGGTAAAGCGGCGCCGGAGCAGCTCGGCATCAACACCGACAAGAACTTTATCGAAGGTTTCTGCCAGGCGGTGCGGGAGAAAGGGCCGCAGCAGGTTTACCTCCACGAGTGCGCATGCCCCGGAGATTGGGCGGTTCACGGCTGGCCGCAGATGGCCCAGGCCAACAATTTTATCCTCAGAGACCTGACCTCCCGCGATCTCTGGGAATATAAGATCGGTGAAGACCTCCATTTTGTCAAAGTCCCCAACGGGGTGGTTTTCAAGGAGATCGCTTTCCAGGTTCCGGTGAACCAGCCGGGTACCTTCCTCATCGATATCGCCAAATTCAAAGCCCACGGCATGGGAATCACCGCCTCCATCAAGAACCTTCAGGGGCTGAGCGGGAAACGATTCCACGAATTCTGCGGGGGATCCAACAGCATTTTCAAGGGTTACGACAAACGCTATCATCCCTATTTCCACACAGATTATATGGAACATGTCAAGGCGCTTACCGACAAACATGTGAAGGCGGGTATCCCGCGATGGGACAAACCAGGAGAAAAGAATTACCTGACCGGTTTTTACATGGAGCAGTGGGTTCAGCGCATGCTCGATTCCCTGAGCGTCACCAAAACCAACCTGTGCATGGTTGAGGGAATTTACGGGCGCGACGGCGACGGGTTCGCGGGCGGCCCCCACGACGGCAAAGCGCAGGATTACATATCCAACAATGTCATATTCGGCCTGGACCCGTTCCGGGTGGACATCATCACCCACTGGCTGGCGGGTCATGAGCCGGGGAATTTCGGGCTTTTCCATATCGGCATCGAGCGCGGCATGTCCAAGGTTCTCGATCCCAACGACATCCCGCTGTACCTGTGGGATGAGGGGAAAGCCACCCTCCGTAAACTCGATACGTTCAAGAGAACCGATCTGGTGACCTACTACATGCAGCGGAACTATAACGGAGTCGCCGAACCGCGTTTCCATCTCTGCAACGAGCCGTTCGACTATTCCGCCTGGAAATCCGGCAAAAAGATGACCGACGCCCGCCCTTCGGTAAACGACCTGGGAACTGACGCCTTCGGTAAACGGGTCATGGAAGTCTCCCTCCCCGAGAAAGAGGATGTCTATGTGGATGTCCTGAACCGTAACGGCGAGGTAGTCTGGCGGCTGGTCGCCGACGGGCTCGAGCCGGGAGTGCACCAGGTGGTCTGGGACGGTTTCGGCAAGCCGGGAATCTACACTGTCTATGTCAAAGGGATGGGCTGGGATGTGGCGCGGCAGGCAGCGACATATTCCTGACCTGTTGACGGGTAAACTACAGAACCGGGGTTAAAAAGCCCCGGTTTTTTTATTTGGTACAGTTGATTTATTTCCGAAACTCAAAGCGGTCTTGATTTATCATGACTGGTTGTTTATTATGGTGTAATTATACATGCGATGGTTTGGATAGTTGTTTATTTACACTTTCCCTGTGAGGAGTGCTTTTATGATTGATAAACTCGTATTAGAAAATTTTACTGCTTTTTCCAAGCTGGATATTTCGTTTTCTCCGGGTATCAACATTTTTATCGGGGAAAACGGCACCGGAAAAACGCATGTTTTGAAAGTACTCTATTCTGTTCTTGCGGCTACACAGGAAGAGAAAACAATAAGTACAAAAATGGTATCTGTGTTTTTACCGGATAGAAACTGGTTGAATGGTCTTGTAAAACGAGATAATAAATCTGTTGTTGCCAAATTTACTGTATGTAAAAATGGAAAAGAATTGGATTGCGAAATCGGCAGTTCCACTTTTATAAGCAACCATCAGAAAGAATGGGATGAAATGGAAAAAGATAATGCCATCTTCATTCCTGTGAAGGAAATGCTGGCGAATGCCCCTGGATTCAATTCTCTTTATAAAGAGCGAGAAGTGCATTTCGAAGAAGTGTATGCAGATATTATTTCAAAGGCATTATTACCTAAAAAGCGTGAAATCACACCCCCTTATGATGATCTGAGTAAAAAGCTTGAAAAAATCATGGGTGGGAGTATCTATGCAAAGGATGAACAGTTTTATCTTCAAGGCAATTCTTTCGATCTTGAGTTTCCCCTTTTAGCTGAGGGTATGCGTAAACTGGGTCTCTTATGGATTCTTCTTCAAAACGGCAGCCTGGATAAAGGTTCCGTTCTCTTCTGGGATGAACCTGAAGCAAATATGAATCCTTCGCTGGTAAAAATCATAATAGAGGTTCTCTTGGAATTACAGCGCAACGGGGTTCAAATCTTCATTGCAACGCATAATTATATTGTATTGAAAGAACTTGACATCCAGAAAAAAACTGATGATAAAGTCAGATTCTTTTCTTTCCTGCGGAATGAGAGTGATATTTCTGTTCAGTTCGGCGGAAATTATTTGGATATCGTTCCGAACAAAATTTCTGAAGCGTATACGGAAGTATATAATAAAGTAGTTCAGATAAGTTTGGGAGGGAATTCTTAATGCCATTCGCTGAAGAAACCGATATCCGTATAGACTTCCAAACTGCGCTCTCTGTAAGAAAATTCGATAATTTGAACCACGGTCTTTCGCATTGCATGAAAGCAGTTGATTTTATCGTTGAACTCAGCGATAGAATACTTTTCATAGAGATAAAAGATCCGGAAAACCCGAATGCTTTACAACGGAACAGAAATAAATTCATAAAGGAGTTGGAATCTGACAAGTTAATTAAAAGTTCTCTTGTTCCCAAATGCCGTGACAGCTTTTTGTACGAGTATTGCATGGAGAGAATTCACAAACCTTTTCATTACTATGTCATAATCGGTTTAGATAGTCTATCGGATGCTGAATTAATTACCCAATCAGATCTCCTCGATAGAAATATTCCGATTACCGGTTCTTCCATGATTCCCTGGAAAAGAAGTTTCATTAAGAAAAGTCATATATTCAATCTTCGGACTTGGAATTCCATTTTTAAAGAATTTCCCATCACGCGCCTCAGTCATCAACAAAATTAACGGGAGGACATTTATGTACAAGATTTTTCTTGCTTTTTCAGTATGTATATTTTCTTGTTCTTTAACCTTTGCCGCCCCGCCCGAATACACCGCCATGAAAGCGGGGTGCAGGATGATCATGGACGGCATCCTCGATGAGCCGGCCTGGCATCGGGCGCAATCGGTCGGCCCGTTCAAGTTCCAATGGTATAAGTCAGGAGAGCAGGAACAGACCGAGGCTAAAATCGTGTGGGACGACGAGCGCATCTACTTCGCGTTCAAGTGCGATGATAAGTATATTTCCGCCGAGCAGTACAGCCCGAACAGCGGGGTGTCTCGGGACGACTGCTGCGAGGCGTTCATCGCCCCGGTCGGGGAGGGGCAGGAGCAGCTCGACTATATCAATTACGAGATCAACTGCATCGGCACCTGGAAAGTGGGATATCACGCCGACTCAAGGAAGAAGGTACTCCCGAGTTGGCAGGAACCCTGGGGTATCGAGATCGGGCGGTATATCAGGGGAACTGTAAACAAGGACGACGATATCGACGAGGGCTGGGTGTTGGAGTACTCCATTCCCTGGTCGCACTTCTCCGAGTTCGGGGCGAAGTTTCCGCCCAAAAACGGTCAGGTGATCCATGTGGGGCTTCACCGCACAGGGGGAAAAACAAATATTCAGTACAGCCAGTGGTCACCCTCACAGACGGAGAAACCACAGTTCCACAGCCCCAAAGATTTCGGGAAAGTGATTCTGTCAACGAAAGTACTTAAGTAAAAAGTGACAAAGTGACAAAGTAAAAGAGAAAGGGAGAAAAAATGAACCTCAGGACAGCAGTTATCCTCGCAGCTTCCTTCACTGTATCAGCTTCCGGCGTTTTTGCCGCCCCGCCCGAATACACCGCCATGAAAGCGGGAAGCAAAATGATCATGGACGGCATCCTCGATGAACCGGCCTGGCAGCAGGCGCAATCGGTCGGACCGTTCAAGTTCCAATGGTACAAGTCCGGGGAGCAGGAGCAGACCGAAGCAAAAATCCTGTGGGATGACGAGCGCATATACTTCTCGTTCAAGTGCGATGACAAGTATGTTTCCGCCGAGCAGTACAGCCCGAACAGCGGGGTGTCGCGGGATGACTGCTGCGAGGCGTTCGTCGCCCCCGTGCCGGAAGGGCCGGAGCGTCTCGACTACATCAATTACGAGATTAACTGCATCGGCACCTGGCTCACCGGCTATCATGCCAAATCCCGCAACCAGAACCTCAAAGGATGGGAGGGTCTCCATCTGGTTATCGGGCGGTACATTAAGGGAACCTGCAACAAGGACGACGATATCGACCAGGGCTGGGTGCTTGAATTCTCGGTGCCGTGGGAGCATTTCAAGGATTTCGGGGCAAAATTCCCGCCCAAAGACAGGCAGGTGATTTATGTGGGACTGCACCGCTGCGGCGGCAAAACCAATCCCCAGTACAGCCAGTGGGCGCCTTCCCAGACCCCGACTCCGAACTATCACCGTCCCGAGGATTTCGGGAAAGTTACGTTTTCGACCAAAGTATTGAAGTAGGGAAAACGAAAAGAGAAAATCATTAACCACGAAATACACGAAAGGCACGAAATTTGTTATTCATTTTTTTCAATAATATCATTTTTCGTGTTTTTTCGTGACTTTCGTGGTTAAAATTTTTTATTGAACTACACTTGGAAAAACTGCGGTCGTTCGGAGGGTGCTAGTGAGAACTAAAAAAATGCCTGCGCGATTGATGCTGTTGATCGTTTTCATCTTCATCTCCTGCGCCGCACGGTCCGGGCAGGAGGGGAGTGCTCCTTACGGCCAATCACCGGCGGGCGCACCTGCCGGAAAAGCCGCTGTGATCCTGGGCGGAGAGTTTTTTTCCTCTCCCGATTTCTTTCCCATCCTGCCCTGGGATCCCTACCACGGGTTTAAAAAGCCGTTCATAGAGAAACGAACCTGGGGGCTTGCCAGCATCAGGGAATGCAATTTCACCCTTGCCGGATTCGTGCGTCCCGAAGATTTGCCGCTCTGCGAAAAGCTGGGCCTGGCTGCCCTTATCATCGACCGCGAGGGGTTCCTTCCGGCCAAGGAGTGGGGGAAAATGACGGATAGTGAAATCGAGGGAAGAGTCCGCCGTATGGTAAGGGAGAGTGCGCAAAGCCCTGCGGTTCTGGGATACTTCATCACCGACGAGCCGGGGGCCGCGGTCTTCCCTGCTCTGGCCAAGGCAGTGCAGGCGGTTAAAAAGTACGCTCCGGGGAAGCTGGCTTACATCAATCTCTACCCGGATTACGCCACCCTCGGGGCCAAAAACAAGTCGCAGCTTGAAACGGAAAGCTACACGGAATACCTGGAGCGGTTTGTCAGCGAGGTCCAGCCCCAGCTTCTCAGCTACGACAACTACATGGTCCAATACTCCCTGGATTTGAAAGACAAAACCAAATCGGCCAGCTATTACAATAATCTTCTTGAAATGCGCCGGATTGCCTTGAAATACCATCTGCCCTTCTGGAACATCGTCTCCGCGAATCGTGTAAGGCCGACTACCACCATCCCTTCACAAGCCAATCTTGCCTTCCAGACCTATACCACCCTTGCTTGTGGTGGAAGAGGCGTAAGCTGGTACATGTATTACGCCGGTGGATACCAGTATGCTCCCATCGATAAAACCGATCATAAAACCCTTACCTGGTACTATCTACGGGAAGTGAACCGTCAGGCAGCGATCCTGGGGCCGATGATGAACCGCCTCGTTTCAACAGGCGTCTTTTTCACTTCGCCGCCGCCGGTGGAATCGCTCCCGGTGCTGCCCGGCCGTCTGGTGGGAAAAATCGAATCCGACTCCCCGATGATGGTGGGCGAGTTTCAGGGAGATAGCGGGGCGGAGTATGCGATGGTAGTGAATCTAAGCCTGGAGAGCACCGCCGCCTTTAAACTTCGTACTGTGCAGCCCCGGACAAATGTGCTGGCGGTTTCCGCGGCGGACGGCTCCCTAGCAGCGATGGACAGCACAGCCGGTCTCTGGTTGACCGCCGGCCAGGGAGTGCTGATAAAGATGAAAGGTGAGAAATAGTTTTACGCATTAGAACTGTCTGGTAAGTGAGATGGCTTTTCTGATGAGTGATGCCGCCCCTGCAAACAAGAGCAACAGCGCAAGTAAAGTAGCAATTATCGCCGGGCCTGCGGCAAAATCACCACGAAAAGAAATCTCCAGGCCCAATATGCAACCCAACAGACCGAACACCCATCCAAATACAACGCGCCTAAGAGTACCTGTCGTGCTGATCATTGCGGTGACAGCAGGGATGGTCAACAAAGAGAAAATAAGCAACACACCGGCAATCTTGACCGATGAGGTAACTACTATCCCGAATGTCGCGTAAAAGACTATATCCCACCACCACAGCCGCAATTTTTGTTTAACCGCCTTGTCTGGATTTTCCGATATCGTGAACAGTCTTTCTTTTGACAACCAGTGAACTATCCCAACTACGATCACAATTATGCCCAATTCCAAAACATCATGCCATGATACAGTCAAGATAGTGCCGACCAGCATTTCCTGGATGTGTTCCGTGCCGGTGGCCAACTTTTCCAATACAAGCAAAGATATCGCGATCGCACCAGCGTATGTTATACCTATAAGCGCTTCCATTGGAACGATATTTTGAATTTTTCGCAGAAAAGCAAAAAAAATGGCGCCACCAAATGTAAACCCCAAGCTTACCATATAAGCTTTGTAAGGAGCATTTTCGCTCCAGCCGAATAACAATGCTATACACGCTCCAAGAGCAGCGATTTGCGAAAGGGAAAGATCAATAAAAATAACCCCGCGCTGAACGATATGGTATCCAAAATAAGTATGAATACCCGCCAAAATCAAACAGACAGCCAAAGCGGGAAACATAAAAGGATAGTGAAAAATCATCATGTTTATTTCCCTCCTGCTGCAGCAGCCAATTGATTGACAATTTCGTCGAAGTGCTCAAAATACGATGTCAATTTAATATCCGAACATGAAGGAGCGCATTTGAACACTTTCACGCCGGTTTGACGATTAAGAAAACGCAGCGCATCATCGGAAAAGTAAGGTTCCTGAATAATAAATGAGACATTTTCGTTCTTGATAACTTTGACTAATTTGGCAAGGTGATTACCGCTTGGTGGTATGCCGGGGAAGGGTTCAACTTTTGCGACTATCGAAAAACCAAAGGCATCAGCGAAATATGCCCAGGAAGAATGATATGTCATGATCTTTGCACCCCTGAGCGATTTCAGTTTCTCTTTCCATGCTGAAATTTTGTCAAGACACTCCTTTCTGAACTGCTCTAATCGTGAAGAGTAGTAAGCGGTGTTCACGGGATCGACCTTCTGGAGTACCGTAGCGATGTTCTGTGCAATCATGATACCATTTTCCGGATTCAGCCAGTAATGCGGATTGCCAAAAGCGTGGACATCTCCCATTGAAGCATCAACCTTCCCGGTCGGTTTCTCAAGAACCGCAATTCCTTCGGAGCAATCGATGGCAACTATCCTGTTGTTTCGCGACCCATCGATTATCGCGTCGGACCATTGATCAAGCGCTAATCCGCTTTTCAAGTAAACCGAAGCCTTTGAAACCTGGGCCATATACGATGGGAAAACCTCTACTGAATGAGGATTTGAATTAGCCTTCGCGATTGTTGAAACCGCCACCTTATCTCCGCCGATATACGATGCTATCGAACCGAGATCGGGCAATGCGGCCACAATGCGGATTGGAGCAGCGAATAAAGAGGTGGAGAGTGTGGAAATAATAAGTATTGATAAGATGAGAAAAGAATGCGATTTCATGGTAACTCTCCAGGGAAAAAGTGTATGACAAATCAGAACTGGTGCGCCTTGTGCGGACCCATGCTGAACAACAATTGCAGCTCGAACGTACCGGTCCGCTGAACGGCTCCGGACATGAAGTATTCATACGAAAGCCGCAGGATGGTGCTTTCCTCAAGCACACTGAATCCGACAAACGGTTTTATTGCCCTATCAATCTGGGATCGAGCTAATGGGTCTTGGTACTGTTCATAAAGGACGCCCCCATTGTATCGAGTATAAAACCGCACATCGGTGTAAGCGTAGAATCCATAGCGATCGTCATGAATGTTACTTCCCTGTGAATCAGGGCGTTCCGATAGCTTGTAGAGATATTCTCCGGCTATGGTTATCGTCAGAAGAGGCGAGAGAACAATTTTTGCCTTTGCGTCAGAACCTATAATGGTACTCTTTGTTTCAGCTTTGATATTATTGATCCCCTGTGTCAATGATCCTCCGATATCGACTGAAGCTGGGCCTGCCATGAAAGAATTCGATATATGCGTCAGCAACCCATGGGCCACATCGGATGTGTCGGGATGAAAAGAATCACCCTGCAAAAAGTCGGCGGAAAGAATTGTGGTCCAACTCCCTATCATCGGGATAAGCGTTGAAACCTGAACGGCGGTATCATTGAAACTCCCCTCTCCCGGGAGAAGTTTAGCCGTTTGCGGATCGAGGACACGAGGTGTGCGGATGAATGGATAAGCATGCGGATGGGATTGGTTGAGTTTGCCGAAATTCAGGCGGTATTTCCCAGCTTTCAAGGCAAGGTTGAGGGGAAGACCACGAACAAGAGTTGTATAGGCCTCCTCAACATCAATCCCTTTTTGTCTATCTATTGAAAACACAAAAACGCCCTTGAGGTAGGGATTGAGCGCTGCATCCAGAACAAGTTCTGTTTCTCCTAATGACAACGCGAATTGTTTTGGCGCTTGAGATAAAGTATCATCGGTATAGGTCCCCAAAACCTGGCCTATAGCGGAGATATCGGGATTAGTTACTCCGGCATTGGCATTGATCTCAAAAAATAGTAATAGCGCAAGAAACCATATTGAATGTCTTGGCATAACAGACTCCGATGTCTTGGAAAGGAAATAGCGACACAAGCACACCGCA from Candidatus Latescibacter sp. includes:
- a CDS encoding metal ABC transporter permease, which encodes MMIFHYPFMFPALAVCLILAGIHTYFGYHIVQRGVIFIDLSLSQIAALGACIALLFGWSENAPYKAYMVSLGFTFGGAIFFAFLRKIQNIVPMEALIGITYAGAIAISLLVLEKLATGTEHIQEMLVGTILTVSWHDVLELGIIVIVVGIVHWLSKERLFTISENPDKAVKQKLRLWWWDIVFYATFGIVVTSSVKIAGVLLIFSLLTIPAVTAMISTTGTLRRVVFGWVFGLLGCILGLEISFRGDFAAGPAIIATLLALLLLFAGAASLIRKAISLTRQF
- a CDS encoding carbohydrate-binding family 9-like protein; the protein is MYKIFLAFSVCIFSCSLTFAAPPEYTAMKAGCRMIMDGILDEPAWHRAQSVGPFKFQWYKSGEQEQTEAKIVWDDERIYFAFKCDDKYISAEQYSPNSGVSRDDCCEAFIAPVGEGQEQLDYINYEINCIGTWKVGYHADSRKKVLPSWQEPWGIEIGRYIRGTVNKDDDIDEGWVLEYSIPWSHFSEFGAKFPPKNGQVIHVGLHRTGGKTNIQYSQWSPSQTEKPQFHSPKDFGKVILSTKVLK
- a CDS encoding metal ABC transporter substrate-binding protein translates to MKSHSFLILSILIISTLSTSLFAAPIRIVAALPDLGSIASYIGGDKVAVSTIAKANSNPHSVEVFPSYMAQVSKASVYLKSGLALDQWSDAIIDGSRNNRIVAIDCSEGIAVLEKPTGKVDASMGDVHAFGNPHYWLNPENGIMIAQNIATVLQKVDPVNTAYYSSRLEQFRKECLDKISAWKEKLKSLRGAKIMTYHSSWAYFADAFGFSIVAKVEPFPGIPPSGNHLAKLVKVIKNENVSFIIQEPYFSDDALRFLNRQTGVKVFKCAPSCSDIKLTSYFEHFDEIVNQLAAAAGGK
- a CDS encoding carbohydrate-binding family 9-like protein is translated as MNLRTAVILAASFTVSASGVFAAPPEYTAMKAGSKMIMDGILDEPAWQQAQSVGPFKFQWYKSGEQEQTEAKILWDDERIYFSFKCDDKYVSAEQYSPNSGVSRDDCCEAFVAPVPEGPERLDYINYEINCIGTWLTGYHAKSRNQNLKGWEGLHLVIGRYIKGTCNKDDDIDQGWVLEFSVPWEHFKDFGAKFPPKDRQVIYVGLHRCGGKTNPQYSQWAPSQTPTPNYHRPEDFGKVTFSTKVLK
- a CDS encoding AAA family ATPase gives rise to the protein MIDKLVLENFTAFSKLDISFSPGINIFIGENGTGKTHVLKVLYSVLAATQEEKTISTKMVSVFLPDRNWLNGLVKRDNKSVVAKFTVCKNGKELDCEIGSSTFISNHQKEWDEMEKDNAIFIPVKEMLANAPGFNSLYKEREVHFEEVYADIISKALLPKKREITPPYDDLSKKLEKIMGGSIYAKDEQFYLQGNSFDLEFPLLAEGMRKLGLLWILLQNGSLDKGSVLFWDEPEANMNPSLVKIIIEVLLELQRNGVQIFIATHNYIVLKELDIQKKTDDKVRFFSFLRNESDISVQFGGNYLDIVPNKISEAYTEVYNKVVQISLGGNS
- a CDS encoding DUF362 domain-containing protein, with amino-acid sequence MKRRDFIKTSALAGAGALAVAGCSSMKKAAPYTGPGFDLHPFIKAHPEAVFIKLTSVESKTDSRAIHDTAFNLAKELFVQTTAGGYPNSTKIVCKPNWTCNPLVGGKAAPEQLGINTDKNFIEGFCQAVREKGPQQVYLHECACPGDWAVHGWPQMAQANNFILRDLTSRDLWEYKIGEDLHFVKVPNGVVFKEIAFQVPVNQPGTFLIDIAKFKAHGMGITASIKNLQGLSGKRFHEFCGGSNSIFKGYDKRYHPYFHTDYMEHVKALTDKHVKAGIPRWDKPGEKNYLTGFYMEQWVQRMLDSLSVTKTNLCMVEGIYGRDGDGFAGGPHDGKAQDYISNNVIFGLDPFRVDIITHWLAGHEPGNFGLFHIGIERGMSKVLDPNDIPLYLWDEGKATLRKLDTFKRTDLVTYYMQRNYNGVAEPRFHLCNEPFDYSAWKSGKKMTDARPSVNDLGTDAFGKRVMEVSLPEKEDVYVDVLNRNGEVVWRLVADGLEPGVHQVVWDGFGKPGIYTVYVKGMGWDVARQAATYS